A genomic window from Astatotilapia calliptera chromosome 12, fAstCal1.2, whole genome shotgun sequence includes:
- the LOC113033696 gene encoding uncharacterized protein LOC113033696 isoform X6 — protein sequence MQQLTLEVKEFSDGEMTVVLTSMATDKEDWHDYLDVLKSFSHHHRFDGIVVLLSISDSVHHPRQQVAVYSNNTDILKQICSELEESSSWSLSGELEALESLQVYHIPLNTSASSGCPPLLVEEIQGILKDFVDRRSSVLACHPSSRTSSTDGVAGSVEFSQGSSGINDMDGSDIERAEGGNGDTVAIARVMGDGEEDAGGAGVNVGGELVSPDSGMTTIRSSRSSKESSIFLSDDSPVGEVIAGGGPAAGPGGLFLRNPSPLGLLSLSPPVPPERKKHRSSRHRSDNFDLFHFDPLHSSDQSTPVGGEVANSGETGYEDERRAGSSSLSELDELSFLDFSAPNSVGGLESGNCSIDRRGSSHGNEMIDTVVPPTPVNSLVGSRPPSSCGVRFFPEDVVERINCLQHKDSVSSSLSETWDELGFDTQGALSSSDNNMWNRPKDSESPPNILEEVGGKDLVGNMTEKESRQEILKSENSHHKGKSLEPQLSLITEQTECYENWKDEWKPITLDDLQLTPPEEDLTGRGKPAIIGAQERAALATKKTILNTLTPDTSKEEDEGVHRKKREQQMELLDFWTYSAQKGFLKSDSGTTTSYPESLDMWNMTIRDDSLSPLTTPENLSQNSGSFCGLNTNIKGGTSVENPLGYSDGGMEMWNTTIQEDSSSAMTTPEAPENGKDLSHMDSVDATDTVGTHANKKEEEDNLEEKSDPCEAFKQTPEVVKIVIEAAEGTMQSEETEGIDVQGAQSRKNSADDDDDTSTYEGTDVWQLPICGMVTSTSEYDNVGAGTWSLASSPDTSGCPVADMIQLEEQSSPFIAVSKPILTDQRVDITNKEQPDDQVFLFEAASEMGGRSREGSEETEWIEQPRDHSPFLLVNCSTGTRQISQYPEEAAEPQIQADQTLFPAYVTTNEGEHATESQVGATDGSRRHVDGKTTETVSLSSSPGGEKDLMENPDSGCTDSPDELGLEMEYIIVSGTVKEATRECLDRPKRSERQSKATKKSLETFSMLSYAASVLQRQAQAAKQNYNKETLPSKLHQVRGTDSAPNADQNQPVESTPYEATHDSATDCHVVPEIISPSQSKNDSEAFHQSDSRPTSSSQSEGNYDSESSIVPRSVSPSLRYPSDHFLKTREEVYVHSQISMEDSDEGGETPPAPSPCPASLGDFQVWGAQLRRKDTSQTTSEPQSPVLTNSSSSHASSLIGTPVNETSVCTDKRLGLPFSGDLMEEENDVEEQDEETNTLENAVLPKWTSEVQREREERQEFASSDLLSFSDDLIGGSSFQQAGLQTHEPKRDGFPLSRVDYRDGRPIRTEDWDKWSIGQQPGDTGASQDNYLPDLRRHQDITSQVSSHPAQENAAYQWSGQQNTTQGQTQYGYNYHHIDQRTENQCTYPAFVESKSSRQQDATDVYAEFTTDATATKYRYEQTENCFEAGDKSPNHLSDTHFRCQDTAESQYIVASTSLCTSDFQYSQYPANSQGQYESQSDHAHYQSEGKPFYQSDVHTETEDHARYVLEGYVHFPLSRHSQQEVGTAGMMMKMASNEDATDDKENKEDQPSSADISGGSNQRRKLAAPPMNVSLDHSEGSLLSEDTLDTEDDGLDTGDDLDVNLDELDTPDEADSLELNKHGDSEESVLGGGAASRDPGHRAAEESRLWRSVVIGEQEHRIDMKCIEPYKRVISHGGYYAEQKAIIVFAACFLPESNCDNYNYVMENLFLYVISTLELMVAEDYIIVYLNGATPRRRMPGFTWMKRCYQMIDRRLKKNLKMFIIVHPSWFIRTLLGITRPFISSKFSSKIKYVHSLQELGEIIPMEYVHIPHSIVRYDQERSLNKFACTRLDTELQDTAAE from the exons gACTGGCATGATTATCTGGATGTGCTTAAATCGTTCAGTCACCACCATAGGTTCGATGGTATTGTGGTTCTCTTATCCATCAGTGATTCAGTTCACCATCCCCGCCAGCAGGTGGCTGTCTACTCAAACAACACAGATATCCTGAAACAG ATCTGCTCCGAGCTTGAAGAATCCTCCAGCTGGTCTCTTTCTGGTGAACTGGAGGCTCTGGAGAGTCTTCAGGTTTAtcatattccactgaacacCTCTGCATCCTCTGGTTGTCCACCACTGCtcgtggaggagatccagggcATCCTTAAGGACTTTGTCGACCGGCGTAGTTCTGTTTTAGCCTGCCACCCCAGCAGTAGGACTTCTTCCACAGACGGAGTAGCAGGCAGTGTGGAGTTCTCCCAGGGATCGTCTGGCATCAATGACATGGATGGTTCTGATATAGAGAGAGCAGAAGGAGGCAATGGCGACACAGTGGCAATAGCAAG GGTAATGGGAGATGGTGAAGAGGACGCAGGAGGTGCAGGAGTCAATGTCGGTGGGGAGCTAGTGAGCCCTGACAGCGGAATGACCACCATTCGTAGCAGCCGCTCCTCCAAAGAGAGTTCGATTTTCCTTAGTGATGACAGTCCGGTGGGTGAGGTGATAGCTGGTGGTGGTCCAGCAGCAGGGCCAGGAGGACTCTTTCTGAGAAACCCCTCTCCTTTGGGGTTGTTATCTCTTTCCCCTCCTGTCCCACCGGAGAGGAAGAAACACCGCTCGAGCAGACACAGGAGCGATAACTTTGACCTGTTTCATTTTGACCCGCTGCATAGCAGTGACCAGTCTACGCCAGTAGGAGGAGAAGTGGCAAATTCTGGAGAAACAGGATatgaagatgaaagaagagCAGGGAGCTCTAGTCTGTCAGAGCTCGATGAGCTAAGCTTTCTTGATTTCTCTGCTCCCAACTCAGTGGGAGGTCTGGAAAGTGGAAATTGTTCAATTGATCGCCGCGGTTCAAGCCATGGGAACGAGATGATTGACACCGTGGTCCCTCCAACCCCGGTCAACAGCCTGGTTGGTAGCCGCCCACCCAGCAGTTGTGGCGTCAGGTTCTTTCCAGAAGATGTTGTTGAAAGGATCAATTGCCTACAGCATAAAGACAGTGTGTCATCTTCTTTGTCGGAGACCTGGGATGAACTGGGCTTTGACACACAAGGAGCATTGTCCTCAAGTGATAATAACATGTGGAATAGACCCAAAGATTCTGAGAGCCCACCTAATATTTTAGAAGAAGTTGGAGGCAAAGACTTAGTGGGTAACATGACAGAAAAGGAAAGCAGACAAGAGATCTTAAAGTCAGAGAATTCCCACCACAAAGGGAAAAGTCTTGAACCTCAGCTTAGTTTGATCACAGAGCAGACTGAATGCTATGAAAACTGGAAGGATGAGTGGAAACCTATTACTTTGGATGATCTCCAACTGACGCCACCAGAGGAAGACTTAACTGGAAGAGGCAAACCTGCTATTATTGGAGCACAAGAAAGAGCAGCTTTggccacaaagaaaacaatcctGAACACTTTAACACCGGACACATCTAAAGAAGAGGACGAGGGGgtccacagaaaaaaaagggagcaaCAGATGGAGCTTTTAGACTTCTGGACGTACTCTGCACAGAAAGGATTTCTTAAATCTGATAGCGGGACCACCACGTCTTACCCCGAATCGCTGGATATGTGGAATATGACAATCCGGGATGACAGTTTATCACCTCTCACAACCCCTGAGAACTTATCTCAAAACTCTGGTTCTTTCTGTGGACTGAACACCAATATCAAGGGTGGAACATCTGTAGAAAATCCACTGGGATACTCAGATGGTGGAATGGAGATGTGGAACACCACCATACAGGAAGACAGCTCTTCCGCAATGACGACTCCAGAAGCACCTGAAAATGGAAAGGACCTTAGTCACATGGATTCAGTGGATGCCACTGACACTGTTGGGACACATGCcaacaaaaaggaagaagaagacaatTTAGAAGAGAAGAGTGATCCATGTGAAGCATTTAAGCAGACGCCTGAAGTTGTGAAAATAGTCATCGAGGCTGCAGAGGGCACAATGCAGAGTGAAGAAACAGAAGGCATCGATGTACAAGGTGCTCAGAGTCGCAAGAACTCTGCAGATGATGACGATGACACATCCACCTATGAGGGCACTGACGTGTGGCAGTTACCCATCTGTGGCATGGTGACCTCCACCTCTGAATATGACAACGTAGGAGCAGGTACATGGAGCCTGGCATCCTCCCCTGACACCTCTGGCTGCCCTGTAGCAGACATGATACAGCTTGAGGAGCAGTCTAGCCCTTTTATAGCTGTGAGCAAACCCATTCTGACAGATCAGAGAGTAGATATCACAAATAAAGAACAGCCAGACGACCAAGTGTTTCTGTTTGAGGCAGCCAGTGAGATGGGTGGCCGAAGCAGAGAAGGATCAGAGGAGACTGAGTGGATAGAGCAACCCAGAGATCATTCCCCATTTCTTCTGGTCAACTGCTCCACTGGCACTCGGCAAATTTCACAGTATCCAGAGGAAGCTGCTGAACCACAAATCCAGGCTGACCAAACATTATTCCCAGCCTATGTGACGACCAATGAAGGTGAGCATGCCACAGAAAGTCAGGTGGGAGCTACAGATGGGAGCAGAAGACATGtagatggaaaaacaacagaaactgtaTCTCTGAGCTCCAGTCCTGGTGGAGAGAaggacctaatggaaaacccagACAGTGGTTGCACAGATAGTCCAGATGAACTTGGCCTAGAAATGGAATACATCATCGTATCTGGCACGGTAAAAGAAGCTACAAGAGAGTGCCTTGACAGACCTAAACGGAGTGAAAGGCAAtcaaaggcaacaaaaaagTCCCTGGAGACATTTAGCATGCTGTCATATGCAGCCTCGGTACTGCAACGTCAGGCccaagctgcaaaacaaaattataacaaagaaacacTGCCAAGTAAGTTACACCAAGTCAGAGGAACTGACAGTGCTCCCAATGCAGACCAAAATCAACCTGTCGAATCAACTCCCTACGAAGCAACTCATGATAGTGCAACTGACTGTCACGTGGTTCCAGAAATTATCAGTCCCAGCCAATCGAAAAATGACTCGGAAGCTTTTCATCAGTCTGATTCAAGACCAACAAGCTCCAGTCAGTCAGAGGGAAATTATGACAGTGAGTCAAGCATTGTGCCCCGCAGTGTGTCTCCATCATTAAGATATCCATCAGATCACTTCTTGAAAACCAGAGAGGAGGTTTATGTCCACTCACAGATCTCAATGGAAGATTCAGACGAAGGCGGGGAGACGCCACCCGCTCCTTCTCCATGTCCTGCTTCCTTGGGTGACTTCCAAGTCTGGGGGGCTCAGTTAAGGAGAAAGGACACGTCCCAAACCACGTCGGAGCCACAATCCCCTGTGCTTACCAACAGTTCGTCCTCTCATGCCAGCTCTCTGATTGGCACCCCAGTAAATGAAACAAGTGTTTGCACTGACAAAAGACTAGGATTACCATTTTCTGGAGATTTAATGGAAGAGGAAAATGACGTTGAGGAGCAGGATGAGGAAACCAACACACTAGAGAATGCTGTCCTTCCAAAATGGACTTCAGAAGTGCAAAGAGAGAGGGAAGAAAGACAAGAGTTTGCATCTTCAGACCTGCTGAGCTTTAGTGATGACTTAATTGGAGGGTCTTCATTTCAGCAAGCAGGATTACAAACACATGAGCCAAAGAGAGATGGGTTTCCACTGAGCAGAGTGGATTACCGTGATGGACGACCTATAAGGACTGAAGATTGGGATAAATGGTCTATTGGACAACAGCCTGGAGACACTGGAGCTTCACAAGATAATTATTTACCTGATTTAAG aaGACACCAAGACATAACATCACAAGTGTCGTCCCACCCTGCTCAAGAAAATGCTGCATACCAGTGGTCCGGACAACAGAACACAACTCAGGGTCAAACCCAGTATGGCTATAACTATCATCACATCGATCAAAGAACTGAAAACCAGTGCACCTATCCAGCCTTTGTAGAGAGCAAATCCAGCCGACAGCAGGATGCCACTGACGTCTATGCCGAGTTTACAACTGATGCCACGGCTACAAAATACCGATACGAGCAGACTGAGAACTGTTTTGAAGCTGGAGATAAATCTCCAAACCACTTGAGTGACACACACTTCAGGTGTCAGGACACAGCTGAAAGTCAGTATATAGTTGCCTCCACTTCTTTGTGCACTTCTGACTTCCAATACTCTCAATATCCAGCTAACAGCCAGGGTCAGTATGAGTCTCAGTCAGACCATGCTCATTATCAGTCTGAAGGGAAGCCTTTCTATCAATCAGATGTCCACACTGAGACAGAGGATCATGCACGGTATGTGCTGGAGGGATATGTTCATTTTCCCCTGTCAAG ACACTCCCAACAGGAAGTTGGTACAGCtgggatgatgatgaagatggcaTCCAATGAAGACGCTACAGATgacaaggaaaacaaagaag ACCAGCCCTCCTCAGCTGATATATCTGGCGGGTCCAATCAAAGAAGAAAGCTGGCAGCTCCACCAATGAACGTGTCCCTGGACCACAGTGAGGGGTCTCTTCTTTCAGAAGACACCCTGGATACAGAGGATGACGGCTTGGATACTGGGGATGACCTGGATGTCAACTTAGATGAGTTGGACACACCTGACGAGGCCGACTCACTGGAACTTAATAAACATG GGGACTCAGAGGAGTCCGTTTTGGGTGGCGGAGCGGCATCAAGAGATCCAGGCcacagagcagcagaggaaagcaggctgtggaggagcGTGGTGATCGGAGAGCAGGAGCACCGCATTGATATGAAGTGCATTGAACCCTACAAAAGAGTCATTTCTCATGGAG GTTATTACGCTGAACAGAAAGCCATCATTGTGTTTGCTGCATGTTTCCTACCAGAGAGCAACTGTGACAATTACAATTATGTCATGGAAAACCTTTTTCT ATATGTGATAAGTACACTGGAATTAATGGTGGCTGAGGATTACATAATTGTATATCTAAATGGTGCCACACCTCGCAGGAGAATGCCTGGTTTTACCTGGATGAAAAGGTGCTACCAAATGATAGACAGAAG